From a single Bacillus sp. NEB1478 genomic region:
- a CDS encoding DUF3055 domain-containing protein yields the protein MSEETFFLYDDTEKTETRFVSFMGRNTRFDLAIVKSNRHYGKSLVLNMLGSHFAIIGQDDLEEEGYLEHAFNLTEEDAMELRDFLAEVV from the coding sequence ATGTCAGAAGAAACCTTTTTCTTATATGATGATACTGAAAAAACAGAAACGCGTTTTGTAAGCTTTATGGGTAGAAATACAAGGTTTGATCTAGCAATAGTAAAATCCAATCGTCACTACGGAAAATCACTTGTCTTAAATATGCTGGGCAGCCATTTTGCCATTATTGGACAAGATGACTTGGAAGAGGAAGGCTATTTGGAGCATGCCTTTAACTTAACGGAAGAAGATGCGATGGAACTTCGAGATTTTTTAGCAGAAGTCGTTTAA
- a CDS encoding YutD family protein, producing the protein MITVGNYSWEVIEDVKEAFNEEQFKARYSEILHKYDYIVGDLGYEQLRLRGFFEDNHEKATFDTKISTLPEYIYEYCNFGCPYFVVKKVNP; encoded by the coding sequence TTGATTACAGTTGGTAATTATTCCTGGGAAGTGATTGAAGATGTAAAGGAAGCCTTTAATGAGGAACAATTTAAAGCGCGATACAGTGAGATTTTACATAAATACGATTATATCGTAGGTGACCTCGGTTACGAACAGCTTCGTTTGCGTGGATTCTTTGAAGATAATCACGAAAAGGCTACGTTCGACACAAAAATCAGCACGTTACCGGAATACATATATGAATATTGTAATTTCGGCTGTCCGTATTTTGTTGTAAAAAAAGTAAACCCCTGA
- a CDS encoding metalloregulator ArsR/SmtB family transcription factor, protein MTMKNHTSTRDEIIYLLKRHKRMTVTELAKSLGITEMAVRRHLNTLERDHVVETTLVRQAMGRPINFYHLSAAGDEQFPRNYSGLTVELLKDLEDMSGTNTVDGLFQRREDRLQDKYKNRMNSLTDFEEKVNELANIQNEAGYMVDWKKGEEAGTYVLTEYNCPIAKVANEYQQACSCELSLFKRMLHTDHIERKTCMAKGGDYCCYVIKDNKETSEV, encoded by the coding sequence ATGACCATGAAGAATCACACCTCTACTCGTGATGAGATCATCTATCTTTTAAAAAGACATAAGCGGATGACCGTAACTGAATTGGCTAAATCACTTGGCATTACGGAAATGGCTGTTAGACGCCATCTGAATACATTAGAACGGGATCACGTTGTAGAAACGACTTTAGTTCGTCAAGCAATGGGTAGACCAATTAATTTTTACCATTTATCAGCAGCTGGTGACGAACAATTTCCTCGTAATTACTCAGGGTTAACCGTGGAGTTATTAAAAGATTTGGAAGATATGAGCGGTACGAATACGGTTGATGGATTATTTCAGAGACGTGAAGATCGTTTGCAAGATAAATACAAGAACCGGATGAACAGTCTTACGGACTTTGAAGAAAAGGTCAATGAACTGGCAAATATTCAAAATGAAGCTGGATACATGGTCGATTGGAAAAAAGGCGAAGAAGCGGGAACCTATGTCCTGACCGAATATAATTGCCCAATCGCCAAAGTAGCGAACGAATATCAGCAAGCTTGTTCTTGTGAATTATCGCTCTTTAAACGAATGCTCCATACAGATCATATTGAGCGTAAGACTTGTATGGCAAAAGGCGGCGATTATTGCTGCTATGTCATTAAAGATAATAAAGAAACATCTGAAGTATAA
- a CDS encoding M23 family metallopeptidase produces the protein MRKFSILFLTLAAFLITFLPERTAEAAERYTKEDVGRLSLYKKMESVTLIPWYYFAGVDQYERSVRKARRDIPARKGLVGIYFSPIQWSGPLNPKMDDTNPDRISMFGGIGRDGNNDGIADRNNDEDMLFTFAEIVQKHGHDIENFRIGLWSYYQRDKAVDIIMENAKIYKTYGTVSLDKHSFVVPLRSNYSYRNTWGDRRGYGGLRIHEGTDIFADYGVPVKAASFGIVEIKGWNRFGGWRIGIRDINNVYHYYAHLSSFNKEIEKGSIVEPGMVVGYVGSSGYGPPGTSGKFPPHLHFGMYRDNGITEWAFDPYPYLKAWERQDRISARRR, from the coding sequence ATGAGGAAATTTTCAATCCTGTTCCTCACTCTGGCCGCCTTTCTTATAACTTTTCTTCCTGAAAGAACAGCTGAGGCAGCCGAGCGATATACAAAAGAAGACGTTGGAAGGCTCAGCCTCTATAAAAAAATGGAGTCCGTTACGCTTATTCCTTGGTATTACTTTGCTGGCGTTGACCAATATGAAAGAAGTGTCAGGAAAGCGCGCAGAGATATACCAGCTAGAAAAGGTTTAGTCGGTATTTATTTTTCACCGATTCAATGGTCGGGTCCCCTGAACCCAAAGATGGATGATACGAACCCTGATCGTATTTCGATGTTTGGCGGTATTGGAAGAGACGGAAATAATGATGGCATCGCCGACCGGAACAATGATGAGGACATGCTGTTTACTTTTGCAGAAATTGTTCAAAAACATGGTCACGATATCGAAAATTTTCGGATTGGTCTTTGGAGTTATTACCAAAGAGATAAAGCAGTAGACATTATTATGGAAAATGCAAAAATTTATAAAACGTATGGTACAGTTTCCCTTGATAAGCACAGTTTCGTTGTCCCATTACGATCAAATTATAGCTACCGAAACACGTGGGGAGACCGTCGCGGTTATGGCGGACTGCGTATACATGAAGGAACTGACATTTTTGCAGACTATGGTGTTCCTGTAAAAGCAGCATCCTTCGGTATCGTTGAAATAAAGGGCTGGAACCGATTTGGCGGCTGGCGTATTGGAATTCGCGATATCAATAATGTGTATCATTATTACGCTCATCTGAGCAGTTTCAATAAAGAAATTGAAAAAGGGTCAATTGTAGAACCAGGAATGGTGGTTGGATACGTAGGGAGTTCAGGTTATGGACCGCCCGGCACTTCAGGAAAATTCCCGCCTCACCTTCATTTTGGTATGTATCGGGATAATGGCATTACAGAATGGGCATTTGATCCTTATCCTTATTTAAAAGCTTGGGAACGTCAAGACAGAATTAGTGCTAGAAGAAGATAA
- a CDS encoding DUF1805 domain-containing protein: MLEMNPIFIEGHPFTAVTLRLPKTNFMAVFNENGYIMCGALDVALLNDKLADRKIIAGRAVGVRTIEQLLDAPLESITYEAQARGIEVGMQGRKALLKML, translated from the coding sequence ATGTTAGAGATGAACCCGATCTTCATAGAAGGACATCCATTTACCGCTGTCACCCTTCGTTTACCAAAAACTAATTTCATGGCTGTTTTTAATGAAAATGGATACATTATGTGTGGAGCTTTAGATGTCGCTTTATTGAATGACAAGCTGGCTGACCGTAAAATCATTGCAGGCCGTGCAGTAGGAGTACGTACGATTGAACAGCTTCTTGATGCACCGCTTGAGTCCATAACGTACGAAGCGCAAGCAAGAGGTATAGAGGTTGGTATGCAAGGGAGAAAAGCACTTTTAAAGATGCTTTAA
- the nfsA gene encoding oxygen-insensitive NADPH nitroreductase translates to MNKVIQTILAHKSVRKFKSEIVSDEIVTTLVECAQAASTSSYQQVYTIIGVEDSEKKRKLAELAGNQSYVADNGYFFVFCLDYNRHLLASEMMETNVQDTVESTEGFIVGTIDVALAAQNLAIAAESLGLGIVYIGGIRNNLKEVSELLDCPDYVLPLFGMAVGYPDAEPGKKPRMPIEGVFHKDSYQKKEDSLTYLNQYEKESADYYTKRTGGKRIEGWVSQMAASMTSPKRTYMKEFVRSKGLNKR, encoded by the coding sequence ATGAACAAAGTTATACAAACCATTTTAGCTCATAAATCCGTCCGAAAATTTAAGTCGGAAATAGTAAGTGATGAAATCGTTACAACACTCGTAGAATGTGCTCAGGCAGCATCTACGTCGAGCTATCAGCAAGTTTATACGATTATAGGTGTAGAAGACTCAGAGAAAAAAAGAAAGCTTGCAGAGCTGGCAGGGAATCAATCGTATGTTGCTGATAACGGCTATTTCTTTGTTTTTTGTCTAGATTACAACCGCCATTTGCTTGCGTCTGAAATGATGGAAACAAATGTGCAAGACACGGTTGAATCGACAGAAGGATTTATCGTAGGTACTATAGATGTTGCACTTGCGGCTCAAAACCTTGCCATTGCAGCTGAATCATTAGGTTTGGGTATTGTTTATATTGGTGGAATACGAAATAATTTAAAAGAAGTATCCGAACTTCTCGATTGTCCTGATTATGTACTTCCGCTGTTCGGGATGGCCGTCGGCTACCCAGATGCTGAGCCGGGGAAAAAGCCTCGGATGCCTATAGAAGGCGTATTCCATAAGGATAGCTATCAGAAGAAAGAAGATTCGTTAACTTATTTGAATCAATATGAAAAAGAGTCCGCTGACTATTATACGAAACGTACTGGCGGCAAGCGTATTGAAGGCTGGGTAAGTCAGATGGCCGCAAGTATGACTTCACCAAAACGGACTTATATGAAAGAGTTTGTACGGTCGAAAGGATTGAATAAAAGATAA
- a CDS encoding DUF72 domain-containing protein, translating to MIKIGVTGWGDHDSLYPDGTPAKDKLAVYSGHFPVVEVDSSFYAVQPIKNYEKWVSATPKDFSFVVKAYQGMTGHSRGKIPFDSVKKMFEAFIQSIQPVISSGKLEMVLFQYPPWFDCKKENVQMLRFTKEMMGDIPAALEFRNQSWFTDDLEEKTLQFIDEAGWIHTVCDEPQAGKGSIPIVMHTSEDKTLIRLHGRNVYGWENRGQPNWREVRYLYRYNQAELLDWKQRIENLAEETRDLTILFNNNSGGDAADNAKQMIEMLNIQYDFLAPRQLDLF from the coding sequence ATGATTAAAATTGGGGTAACTGGCTGGGGAGATCATGATTCGCTATATCCGGATGGTACGCCAGCAAAAGATAAACTTGCCGTCTACAGCGGTCATTTTCCAGTGGTAGAAGTCGATTCATCCTTTTATGCAGTACAACCGATAAAAAACTATGAAAAATGGGTTTCAGCCACACCTAAAGATTTTTCATTTGTCGTAAAAGCTTATCAAGGCATGACTGGACATTCCCGTGGAAAGATCCCTTTTGATTCTGTAAAAAAGATGTTTGAGGCGTTCATACAATCCATTCAGCCTGTTATCTCATCCGGGAAGTTAGAGATGGTTCTATTTCAATATCCGCCCTGGTTTGACTGTAAAAAAGAGAACGTCCAGATGCTCCGTTTTACGAAAGAAATGATGGGCGATATACCCGCAGCACTTGAATTCCGGAATCAGTCATGGTTTACGGATGATTTGGAAGAAAAAACGCTTCAGTTCATTGATGAAGCGGGGTGGATTCATACAGTGTGCGATGAGCCGCAAGCAGGCAAAGGATCGATTCCGATTGTAATGCATACATCCGAAGACAAAACATTAATCCGCTTGCATGGCCGAAACGTTTATGGCTGGGAGAACAGAGGACAGCCAAATTGGAGAGAGGTTCGGTATTTGTACCGGTATAATCAAGCTGAATTATTGGATTGGAAGCAACGGATCGAAAATTTAGCTGAAGAGACGAGGGACTTAACGATCCTGTTTAATAATAATTCAGGCGGAGATGCTGCCGATAATGCAAAGCAGATGATCGAGATGCTAAATATTCAATATGACTTCTTAGCACCGAGACAATTAGATTTGTTTTAA
- a CDS encoding YhcN/YlaJ family sporulation lipoprotein: MKKLGMLLILSIMLSGCGGDDQKKMGQEYKFSKTNVKDENRLGSNQNTGDFGYMRHQSGDNVKKGNQVPSLNRQKAADMISDMVLQLPNIKDVGTLVTDEEVFIAYKTTNKDRNAAADQVKMTAFSVVPRYYHVYVSDEKGMINKIEQYQAMNKDTENIEGIIGRLIQQMKKSPQGKKWNYGENPNGEMNGETNNMRDEMTGK, encoded by the coding sequence GTGAAAAAATTAGGTATGCTTTTGATTCTCTCCATCATGCTTTCCGGCTGCGGTGGTGATGACCAAAAGAAAATGGGGCAGGAATACAAATTTTCAAAAACAAATGTAAAAGATGAGAACCGGCTTGGCAGCAACCAAAACACTGGAGATTTCGGATATATGCGCCATCAATCAGGCGATAACGTAAAAAAGGGCAATCAAGTTCCTTCTCTTAATCGGCAGAAAGCTGCAGATATGATTTCAGATATGGTTCTTCAACTGCCAAATATTAAAGATGTGGGAACACTTGTAACAGATGAAGAAGTTTTCATTGCGTATAAAACAACAAATAAGGACAGAAATGCAGCAGCCGATCAAGTGAAAATGACAGCATTTTCAGTTGTTCCTCGTTATTATCATGTTTATGTATCAGATGAAAAAGGCATGATCAATAAAATTGAGCAATATCAGGCGATGAACAAGGATACAGAAAACATCGAAGGCATCATTGGCCGCTTAATCCAGCAAATGAAAAAATCACCACAAGGGAAAAAGTGGAACTATGGAGAAAACCCGAATGGTGAAATGAACGGTGAAACAAACAATATGAGAGATGAAATGACCGGAAAGTAA
- a CDS encoding thymidylate synthase: MKQYLNFLQDILHNGTKKEDRTGTGTVSVFGRQMRFNLEEGFPLVTTKKLHLKSIIHELLWFLKGDTNIAYLKENNVRIWDEWADEEGNLGPVYGHQWRSWSNPDGETIDQITNVIHDIKTNPDSRRLIVSAWNPADVPKMALPPCHLLFQFYVADGKLSCQLYQRSADSFLGVPFNIASYALLTMMIAQVTGLKPGDFVHTVGDAHIYNNHIEQVELQLSREPKPLAKMKLNPSVTSIFDFTYDDFELVDYDAHPHIKGAVSV, from the coding sequence ATGAAACAATACTTAAATTTTCTTCAAGATATTTTACATAACGGAACGAAAAAAGAAGATCGGACAGGCACTGGAACGGTATCTGTTTTTGGTCGGCAAATGAGGTTTAACTTAGAAGAAGGTTTCCCGCTTGTAACGACAAAAAAGCTTCACTTAAAATCAATCATTCATGAATTGCTTTGGTTTTTAAAAGGTGACACAAATATTGCCTACCTAAAAGAAAATAACGTAAGAATTTGGGACGAGTGGGCAGACGAAGAAGGCAACCTGGGTCCAGTCTATGGACATCAATGGCGTTCTTGGTCAAATCCTGATGGAGAAACAATCGACCAGATCACAAACGTAATCCATGATATTAAAACAAATCCTGATTCGAGAAGACTGATAGTTTCAGCATGGAATCCTGCTGATGTGCCGAAAATGGCTTTGCCGCCATGTCATCTTCTATTTCAGTTTTATGTAGCGGATGGAAAGTTATCTTGCCAGCTGTATCAGCGGTCAGCAGATAGTTTTCTAGGTGTTCCGTTCAATATCGCATCATATGCGTTATTAACGATGATGATCGCACAAGTTACAGGCCTGAAACCAGGCGATTTTGTTCATACGGTTGGAGATGCACATATATATAACAACCATATTGAACAAGTAGAATTGCAGTTATCACGTGAACCGAAACCACTCGCAAAAATGAAGCTGAATCCAAGCGTGACAAGTATATTTGATTTTACTTATGACGATTTTGAACTTGTTGATTATGATGCGCATCCTCACATAAAAGGGGCGGTGAGTGTATGA
- a CDS encoding dihydrofolate reductase → MISFVVAMDENRAIGKDNDLPWYLPNDLKYFKKVTMGKPIVMGRKTYESIGKPLPGRENIVVTRDKQYQAEGTTVVHSVNEVLQIDAEEICVIGGAELFKLFLPKADRLYITEIHETFEADTFFPPLNESEWQEVSRESGTVDEKNKYPHDFVVLEKIKS, encoded by the coding sequence ATGATATCTTTCGTAGTCGCGATGGATGAAAACCGTGCAATCGGAAAAGACAATGACCTGCCTTGGTATTTGCCAAATGATTTAAAATACTTTAAAAAAGTAACGATGGGCAAACCAATTGTCATGGGACGCAAAACGTATGAGTCGATTGGCAAACCGCTTCCGGGCCGAGAGAACATTGTTGTAACAAGAGATAAGCAATATCAAGCAGAAGGTACTACCGTTGTTCATTCTGTAAATGAGGTTTTGCAAATTGATGCTGAAGAAATTTGTGTAATCGGTGGGGCGGAATTGTTTAAACTGTTTTTGCCGAAAGCCGATCGTCTATATATTACGGAGATTCACGAAACATTTGAAGCCGATACGTTCTTCCCGCCGCTTAATGAGAGCGAGTGGCAAGAGGTTTCCCGTGAATCTGGAACGGTCGATGAGAAAAACAAATATCCTCACGATTTTGTGGTATTAGAAAAAATTAAGTCGTAA
- a CDS encoding phospholipase D-like domain-containing protein — translation MSHSFLKRITVLVFSMVLAFNLVPDNMQKTNAATYDSETVSFGPGQTVNLVDALVSEIDKATSTIDGAFYEIRYQPFVDALIQAKNRGVAIRIVTDSDYLTNSFTQQLIDAGISVKGDNRSALMHNKYAIIDGKEVWMGSTNATDTCNANNYNNTILWDSSSLASIYKTDFEEMYVYNQFTKTASPSTVSEQKVTVATSTANIPVEVYFAPEDNPISAIIDVVNNAKYNVYFDYFSFTDDNLRTALINAKNRGVNVEGILDQSQYGSNGPYGEFAYLAKEGIPVSIADNPYNGKLHDKVLIADKGYTSAAVVTGSFNASANANDSNSENLMVIHDKTTADKYYNEFLRIRGSYGRGTVSIDKSTVAAGSNQTVNVTLKAPSTYPIQKVDIMAPPKWPDPTASTVTAVKSDGTNVSSQLKFSGNYVYIDTANLLGNQSITFTFSNWTAPTIAGDYTWYTQTVASSAADLYDYLPVNYQAASLIVQ, via the coding sequence ATGTCTCATAGCTTTTTGAAAAGAATTACTGTGCTTGTTTTTTCTATGGTGCTGGCATTTAATCTTGTACCGGACAATATGCAGAAAACAAACGCAGCAACCTATGATTCTGAAACGGTTTCCTTTGGACCAGGTCAAACCGTAAATCTTGTAGATGCATTAGTTTCAGAAATTGATAAAGCAACTTCCACTATTGATGGGGCATTTTATGAAATCCGCTATCAGCCATTTGTAGATGCTCTTATTCAAGCCAAGAATCGCGGCGTTGCCATTCGCATTGTTACAGATTCAGACTACCTTACTAACAGTTTTACCCAACAGCTTATTGATGCAGGGATCTCAGTAAAAGGAGATAACCGGTCTGCTCTGATGCATAACAAATATGCGATCATTGACGGAAAAGAAGTTTGGATGGGATCAACAAACGCCACAGATACATGTAATGCGAACAACTATAATAATACGATTCTATGGGACTCATCTTCACTTGCATCCATCTATAAAACAGATTTTGAGGAAATGTATGTATACAATCAGTTTACAAAAACGGCATCACCTTCAACTGTTAGCGAACAAAAAGTAACAGTTGCCACTTCCACAGCAAATATCCCGGTTGAAGTATATTTTGCACCGGAAGATAATCCGATTTCAGCTATTATCGATGTTGTTAATAATGCAAAATATAATGTTTACTTTGATTATTTCTCCTTCACAGATGATAACTTACGTACGGCATTAATCAATGCAAAGAACCGTGGAGTGAATGTAGAAGGGATCCTTGATCAAAGTCAATATGGAAGCAACGGCCCTTATGGAGAATTTGCCTATTTAGCAAAAGAGGGAATCCCGGTTAGTATTGCTGATAACCCATATAACGGAAAATTACACGACAAAGTTCTTATTGCAGATAAAGGATATACGAGTGCGGCAGTAGTCACAGGTTCATTTAACGCAAGTGCAAATGCAAATGATTCGAACAGCGAAAATTTGATGGTTATTCATGATAAGACGACAGCTGACAAATACTATAATGAATTTTTAAGAATTCGAGGTTCATATGGACGCGGAACGGTATCTATCGATAAGAGCACTGTTGCAGCCGGAAGCAATCAAACGGTTAATGTAACGTTAAAAGCACCTTCAACATATCCGATACAAAAAGTTGATATAATGGCTCCACCGAAATGGCCGGATCCAACAGCGTCTACGGTAACGGCTGTAAAGAGTGATGGGACGAACGTTTCAAGCCAATTAAAATTTTCAGGAAATTATGTATATATTGATACTGCTAACTTGTTAGGAAACCAGAGCATTACGTTTACTTTTTCAAACTGGACTGCTCCAACCATAGCTGGAGATTATACATGGTATACCCAAACAGTTGCCAGCTCTGCAGCCGATCTTTATGATTACTTGCCTGTAAATTATCAGGCGGCTTCTCTAATTGTTCAGTAA
- a CDS encoding alpha/beta fold hydrolase gives MQKQDCLSWRGKELALTIHYPSRRIEDRIYPLVIICHGFTSTRIGVDRLFVKAAQKFENLGFVVIRFDYAGCGESDGDYGENEFADFIDQTKAVISYGSKLKAIDSNQISLIGHSLGGAVAACTAAADQRIKNAVLWSAVGNPFEDITRIVGFNNHHSQRKVIIDHLGYAITDKFISSLRHFSPITIWNPFKGNVLFVHGTADDTISPDYCTLYYQQAKQRPHGRSDMTLIEGGNHTFSSIQQFNELISETSQWLLKHVTIDHHYLLKKSM, from the coding sequence ATGCAAAAGCAGGATTGTTTGAGTTGGAGAGGAAAGGAACTGGCACTCACCATTCATTACCCGTCACGGAGAATTGAAGATCGTATATATCCTTTAGTTATTATTTGCCATGGCTTTACAAGTACCCGAATCGGTGTCGATCGCTTATTCGTTAAAGCTGCACAAAAATTTGAAAACCTTGGTTTTGTTGTAATTCGATTTGATTATGCAGGTTGTGGTGAAAGTGATGGGGATTATGGCGAAAATGAATTTGCCGATTTTATTGATCAGACAAAGGCAGTTATTTCTTATGGCAGTAAACTGAAGGCGATTGATTCCAATCAAATCTCATTAATCGGTCATAGTTTAGGCGGGGCTGTGGCAGCCTGTACCGCGGCTGCCGACCAACGGATCAAGAATGCTGTTTTGTGGTCCGCAGTAGGTAATCCATTCGAGGATATTACCCGAATCGTCGGTTTTAACAACCACCATTCTCAAAGGAAAGTAATTATTGATCACCTAGGATACGCTATTACCGATAAATTCATTTCATCTTTAAGGCATTTTTCGCCGATAACAATCTGGAACCCATTTAAAGGTAACGTCCTTTTTGTCCATGGAACTGCCGACGATACCATTTCGCCTGACTATTGCACCTTATATTATCAGCAAGCTAAACAGCGCCCGCATGGAAGAAGTGATATGACATTAATTGAAGGGGGAAATCATACATTTTCTTCGATTCAGCAATTTAATGAGCTTATTTCAGAGACCTCTCAATGGCTTTTAAAGCATGTGACAATAGATCATCATTATCTCCTGAAAAAAAGTATGTAG
- the yunB gene encoding sporulation protein YunB, with protein MLKRRKMKLRKGPLPFRFVILISFTLFVFITLQGLWLVNKGIEPTLMYVAQRKTEEIASLAINEAILNKVFDSTDMKDILISKEDNEGNIVFAGVNQKVVNSVQNQAAIVVQEFLKEIEEGHIPDSIEPEKLGLAKNYTNQPGVIMEIPLGQATNNSLLANLGPKIPIKFTIVGDVNTDIEEKIETVGINNTWISINIIVTVKAKVVIPFATETATVTRPIQIMGQFIPGEVPIYYNQSGDPIQPALPIDPDIKDKKEAEKKTKKSDKNAEKEEASADHESSEPSEE; from the coding sequence TTGCTGAAACGACGGAAAATGAAACTCCGAAAAGGTCCGCTTCCATTTCGGTTTGTTATATTAATCTCATTCACCCTTTTTGTATTTATCACACTGCAAGGGCTATGGCTTGTCAATAAAGGAATCGAGCCGACGTTGATGTATGTAGCACAAAGGAAAACAGAGGAAATCGCTTCATTAGCCATCAATGAGGCCATCCTGAATAAAGTATTCGATTCTACAGATATGAAGGATATTTTAATTTCTAAAGAAGACAACGAGGGTAACATCGTTTTTGCGGGAGTAAATCAAAAAGTCGTCAACAGTGTTCAAAACCAAGCGGCAATTGTCGTCCAAGAGTTTTTAAAAGAAATAGAAGAAGGACATATACCTGACAGCATTGAGCCTGAAAAATTAGGTTTAGCAAAGAACTATACAAATCAGCCTGGTGTCATTATGGAAATTCCGTTAGGGCAAGCTACAAACAATTCATTGCTCGCTAACCTAGGACCGAAAATTCCAATTAAATTTACAATCGTTGGTGACGTAAATACAGATATTGAAGAAAAGATTGAAACAGTGGGGATTAATAATACTTGGATCTCTATTAATATTATCGTAACTGTAAAAGCCAAAGTAGTTATTCCATTCGCAACGGAAACGGCTACAGTTACCCGTCCAATACAGATCATGGGACAATTCATTCCTGGTGAAGTTCCTATTTACTATAATCAATCTGGTGACCCTATTCAGCCTGCACTCCCAATTGATCCGGACATAAAAGACAAAAAGGAAGCCGAAAAAAAGACTAAGAAATCAGATAAAAACGCAGAAAAAGAAGAGGCGAGTGCAGATCACGAGTCATCCGAACCATCTGAAGAATAA
- the lipA gene encoding lipoyl synthase: MAKKEEYLRKPEWLKIKLNTNDNYKELKKMMREKKLHTVCEEAKCPNIHECWAVRKTATFMILGDICTRACRFCAVKTGLPTELDLQEPERVAESVEQMGLKHVVITAVARDDLKDGGAHVFAETVRQVRARNPFCSIEVLPSDMLGDFDALKTLMDAKPDIMNHNIETVKRLSPRVRARATYERTMEFLRRAKEMNANIPTKSSLMIGLGETWEEIIETMDDLRANNVDIMTIGQYLQPTKKHLKVQKYYTPEEFKELRDIAFSKGFKHCESGPLVRSSYHADEQVNAAAQNS, translated from the coding sequence TTGGCTAAGAAGGAAGAATATTTACGTAAACCGGAATGGTTAAAAATAAAATTAAATACGAACGACAATTATAAAGAATTAAAAAAAATGATGCGCGAAAAGAAGCTACATACTGTATGTGAAGAAGCAAAATGTCCCAATATCCACGAATGCTGGGCTGTTCGTAAGACAGCAACTTTCATGATTTTAGGGGATATTTGTACACGTGCGTGCCGTTTTTGTGCGGTTAAAACGGGATTGCCTACTGAGCTAGATCTTCAAGAACCTGAACGTGTTGCTGAATCTGTTGAACAAATGGGATTAAAGCACGTCGTGATAACAGCGGTTGCACGTGATGATCTTAAAGATGGAGGAGCTCATGTTTTTGCTGAAACGGTAAGACAAGTTAGAGCTCGTAATCCGTTCTGTTCGATCGAAGTATTGCCTTCAGATATGCTTGGTGACTTCGACGCTTTGAAAACGTTGATGGATGCAAAACCAGACATCATGAACCACAATATTGAGACAGTAAAAAGACTATCTCCAAGAGTTCGTGCTCGTGCTACGTATGAAAGAACTATGGAATTCTTACGCCGTGCAAAAGAAATGAATGCGAATATCCCTACAAAATCCAGTCTGATGATCGGGCTAGGTGAAACGTGGGAAGAAATTATTGAAACAATGGATGACCTTCGTGCAAATAATGTTGATATCATGACGATCGGCCAATATTTGCAGCCAACGAAAAAGCATTTAAAAGTTCAAAAATACTACACACCTGAAGAATTTAAAGAATTACGTGATATTGCCTTCAGCAAAGGCTTCAAACATTGTGAATCAGGCCCGTTAGTTCGCTCTTCCTATCATGCAGACGAGCAAGTAAACGCAGCTGCGCAAAATAGCTAA
- a CDS encoding DUF86 domain-containing protein, protein MYFVDRKKINEHLMYMNQLIDTFKTTAYKEDHIQKLAIERIGHLLIESMMDIGNMIIDGFIMRDPGSFEDILDILIDEKVLPDEEGTSLKNVVNLRKALVQEYPSADVKKIFETISKYLPELTAFPSHITRYLEEELGPVSAFLPE, encoded by the coding sequence ATGTATTTTGTTGACCGAAAAAAAATAAATGAGCATTTAATGTACATGAATCAATTGATTGATACTTTTAAGACCACAGCGTATAAGGAAGATCATATTCAAAAGCTAGCTATTGAACGAATAGGGCATCTGCTTATTGAATCCATGATGGATATTGGGAATATGATTATAGATGGCTTTATAATGCGTGACCCAGGGAGCTTTGAAGATATTCTGGACATATTGATTGATGAGAAAGTACTTCCTGATGAAGAAGGCACATCATTAAAAAATGTGGTTAATCTTCGAAAAGCATTAGTGCAAGAATATCCGAGTGCAGATGTGAAAAAAATCTTTGAAACCATATCGAAATATTTGCCTGAGCTGACGGCATTTCCATCACACATCACTCGTTATTTAGAAGAGGAACTCGGACCAGTTTCTGCCTTTTTACCTGAATAA